One window of Vitis riparia cultivar Riparia Gloire de Montpellier isolate 1030 chromosome 5, EGFV_Vit.rip_1.0, whole genome shotgun sequence genomic DNA carries:
- the LOC117915268 gene encoding ankyrin repeat-containing protein At5g02620-like encodes MDSISSQVAPVDDSRTQISNWAATQGDRLTKTRHMDPQLYKAAAGRKTKYGLGEILKMFHDLGEELTPMENTVLHIAAQFGKQKCVKLILKEHSDSSLLRRVNEHGDTPLHLAAREGYQKVVEALIHAAKPQPPQPSDIESGVEFHQGMLRTMNREGDTALHEAVRYHHPKVVKLLIKEDPRFTYGPNHKGNTPLYMAAERGFDDLVDIILENFATSPDHRGLKGRTALHAAVISKHPEMVHKILEWKKELIKEVDSNGWSPLHCAAYLGYTSIARQLLDKSEYESQVIYLGIKEFNNMTALHIAASRGHKGVAKLLASCYPDCCEQVDDKGNNAIHLFMSQRRHFLKLFCVHWFRARGLLNGKNERGQTPLHLLADFQMDHGTDFIMSQKVDKMALNEDNLTATDIISSAKDSLGRQDSILRKLKSVKARAGPLGWQWILKAINENKGEKRSEDRGVRESEDQGSVNRSKDKGEGSGGRDFTEAMKKKGETHLLVATLIATITFAAGFSLPGGYEDDDSMAILSKKTAFKIFVVADTAALVLSMAAVCVYFFMTLNNRKEVLHDFLNWGFNLSMYAMAAMMIALMMGLYTVLPDSAWLVVFVWAICGCFFIFFSYILRKFYSSWKVMIKSSFWLRKFKLFVIKGQQLPLMRRGNRLF; translated from the exons ATGGATTCCATTTCAAGCCAGGTTGCACCTGTCGATGATAGCCGAACCCAGATCTCCAACTGGGCTGCAACTCAAGGTGACAGGCTAACGAAGACGAGACACATGGATCCTCAGCTCTACAAGGCGGCTGCAGGACGCAAAACCAAGTATGGCCTCGGTGAAATCCTAAAAATGTTCCATGATCTTGGAGAAGAACTAACCCCAATGGAGAACACAGTCCTCCACATTGCAGCCCAGTTTGGTAAACAGAAATGCGTGAAACTGATCCTTAAGGAACATTCAGACTCATCTCTACTACGACGTGTCAATGAACATGGCGACACTCCACTTCACCTTGCAGCCAGAGAGGGGTATCAGAAGGTGGTGGAAGCTCTCATTCACGCTGCAAAACCTCAACCCCCACAACCCTCCGATATCGAAAGTGGGGTTGAATTTCATCAGGGGATGCTGAGGACGATGAACCGGGAGGGAGACACAGCTTTACATGAAGCAGTGAGATATCATCACCCTAAGGTGGTGAAGTTATTGATTAAGGAAGACCCCAGGTTTACCTATGGCCCTAATCACAAAGGCAACACTCCCCTTTACATGGCTGCGGAGAGGGGGTTTGACGACTTGGTGGACATAATCCTAGAAAATTTTGCCACTTCACCAGATCACAGGGGCCTCAAGGGTAGAACCGCTTTGCATGCTGCCGTAATTTCCAAACACCCAG AAATGGTTCATAAAATTCTGGAATGGAAAAAAGAGCTAATTAAAGAGGTTGATAGCAACGGGTGGTCTCCGCTTCATTGCGCTGCATACTTGGGCTATACTTCAATTGCAAGGCAGCTACTAGACAAATCAGAATATGAGAGTCAAGTTATCTACCTTGGCATCAAAGAATTTAATAACATGACAGCACTTCACATTGCTGCGAGCCGTGGTCATAAGGGAGTAGCAAAGCTTCTGGCATCGTGCTATCCAGATTGTTGCGAACAAGTAGATGATAAAGGCAATAATGCTATTCACTTGTTCATGTCGCAAAGgcgtcattttctaaaattgttcTGTGTTCATTGGTTCCGTGCGAGAGGACTACTCAATGGGAAGAATGAAAGGGGACAAACGCCTCTCCATTTACTTGCTGATTTCCAAATGGATCATGGTACAGATTTCATAATGAGTCAAAAGGTAGATAAGATGGCACTTAATGAAGATAATTTAACCGCCACAGACATAATATCATCAGCCAAGGACTCTCTCGGAAGACAG GACTCAATCCTAAGAAAATTGAAGAGTGTCAAAGCTAGGGCTGGACCTTTGGGTTGGCAGTGGATCCTCAAGGCCATCAACGAAAACAAAGGTGAGAAAAGAAGCGAAGACAGAGGTGTGAGGGAAAGCGAAGACCAAGGAAGTGTGAATAGAAGCAAAGACAAAGGTGAAGGCAGTGGAGGCCGAGACTTCACCGAGGCCATGAAGAAAAAAGGTGAAACCCATTTGCTAGTAGCCACACTGATAGCAACTATCACCTTCGCTGCAGGTTTCAGCTTGCCTGGTGGGTATGAGGACGATGATAGCATGGCCATTTTAAGCAAAAAAACagctttcaaaatatttgttgtgGCGGATACCGCAGCCTTGGTGCTTTCCATGGCTGCTGTTTGCGTCTATTTCTTCATGACGTTAAATAATCGGAAGGAGGTCCTCCATGACTTCTTGAACTGGGGATTTAATCTATCCATGTATGCCATGGCAGCGATGATGATTGCATTGATGATGGGCCTCTACACCGTGTTGCCAGATTCTGCATGGCTTGTAGTTTTCGTTTGGGCCATTTGTGGCtgttttttcatcttcttttcttatataCTTCGGAAGTTCTATTCATCATGGAAGGTGATGATAAAATCAAGTTTCTGGCTTAGAAAGTTCAAATTATTTGTTATAAAGGGGCAACAACTTCCACTGATGCGGCGGGGAAACCGTTTGTTTTAG